A part of Crassostrea angulata isolate pt1a10 chromosome 5, ASM2561291v2, whole genome shotgun sequence genomic DNA contains:
- the LOC128184927 gene encoding uncharacterized protein LOC128184927 isoform X2, whose protein sequence is MECKQGRVKNIKNPLKRLSLATGISENTLKRKVMQDPVDMVVEDLQVPAPKKKPGPDRKLDDFDADLVKRTIHDMQLKGQYVSLRQLSDVLVEKGVRLFKSSLGRLVKDLGFRFYKAGSNQRYIGDRNDIVSMRHTYLRSIRKFREEGRPIVYLDETWLNTNHVARGDWVDCPRTSTSAFESHRGGHGRFVPSGKGSRLIIVDAGSSAVGMIPGSALIFESKTGNQDYRDEMNSENFTKWFTEQLLPNLPANSVIVMDNASYHSHLDPESKCPTSSTPKAEIQSWLDRKGIHYAPGMIKAELITLVKQHKPRPKYVIDDLASKAGHTVLRLPPYHCELNPIELVWAELKSFVARSNSTFKKDKVKELFNQARSTYGVEKWRKVESHVIREVEEKLWKLDGVQDEEVAPVVIDLTDSEDSDSDMDTDSGDDENDSDSDESMGFVEESDNEVTCCICGDYNAPGKSRKIVWVECEVCKRWSHRICTKPSLKSGKCVQCWIALYGLNPAPS, encoded by the exons ATGGAATGCAAGCAGGGGAGGGTGAAGAATATCAAAAACCCTTTGAAAAGACTCTCACTCGCAACTG GAATATCTGAGAATACTCTAAAGAGAAAAGTTATGCAAGACCCAGTTGATATGGTGGTGGAGGATTTGCAAGTCCCTGCTCCAAAGAAGAAACCTGGACCCGATAGGAAGCTGGATGACTTCGATGCAGACCTGGTGAAGAGGACCATCCATGACATGCAGTTGAAGGGCCAGTACGTTTCATTGCGCCAACTGTCGGATGTTCTGGTAGAAAAGGGAGTCAGGCTCTTCAAGTCTTCATTGGGGAGACTCGTGAAGGATCTTGGGTTCAG GTTCTACAAAGCAGGTTCCAACCAACGCTACATTGGAGATCGGAATGACATCGTAAGTATGCGACATACTTACCTGAGGTCCATTAGGAAGTTTAGAGAGGAGGGTCGTCCTATTGTGTATTTGGATGAGACTTGGTTGAACACCAATCATGTAGCAAGGGGAGATTGGGTGGACTGTCCTAGGACATCTACCTCTGCCTTTGAGTCACATCGTGGAGGTCATGGGCGTTTTGTCCCATCTGGGAAAGGCTCTCGTCTGATAATTGTGGATGCAGGTTCTTCGGCTGTGGGCATGATCCCGGGATCCGCTCTTATTTTCGAGTCGAAAACAGGCAACCAGGATTATCGCGACGAGATGAACTCGGAAAACTTTACGAAGTGGTTCACTGAGCAGTTGCTCCCTAACCTACCGGCTAATTCAGTCATAGTGATGGATAATGCTTCCTATCACAGTCATCTAGATCCTGAGTCTAAGTGTCCGACTTCGTCGACACCGAAGGCCGAGATCCAGTCTTGGCTTGATAGAAAGGGTATCCATTACGCCCCGGGAATGATCAAGGCTGAATTGATCACATTGGTGAAGCAACATAAGCCTCGTCCTAAATATGTTATAGACGATTTGGCTTCAAAGGCAGGTCACACAGTTTTGCGTCTACCTCCCTATCACTGTGAGCTTAATCCTATTGAGTTGGTCTGGGCTGAATTAAAAAGTTTCGTCGCCAGGAGCAATTCCACATTTAAGAAAGATAAAGTGAAGGAACTCTTTAATCAGGCTAGATCAACTTATGGGGTTGAGAAGTGGCGTAAGGTAGAGAGTCACGTGATAAGAGAGGTCGAAGAAAAACTGTGGAAACTCGACGGAGTCCAGGATGAGGAGGTTGCTCCTGTGGTCATAGACTTGACGGACTCGGAAGACAGTGACAGTGACATGGACACAGATTCTGGTGATGACGAAAATGACTCTGACTCTGACGAATCCATGGGCTTCGTTGAGGAGTCTGACAATGAGGTCACTTGTTGCATATGTGGTGATTACAATGCTCCTGGAAAGTCTCGAAAGATTGTTTGGGTTGAGTGTGAGGTGTGTAAGAGGTGGAGTCACCGCATATGTACCAAGCCCTCTCTAAAGTCAGGTAAGTGTGTCCAATGTTGGATCGCTTTGTATGGACTGAATCCAGCTCCTTCATGA
- the LOC128184927 gene encoding uncharacterized protein LOC128184927 isoform X1 → MQHKCFVYMVHVLVNTYLIKSVFTSIGISENTLKRKVMQDPVDMVVEDLQVPAPKKKPGPDRKLDDFDADLVKRTIHDMQLKGQYVSLRQLSDVLVEKGVRLFKSSLGRLVKDLGFRFYKAGSNQRYIGDRNDIVSMRHTYLRSIRKFREEGRPIVYLDETWLNTNHVARGDWVDCPRTSTSAFESHRGGHGRFVPSGKGSRLIIVDAGSSAVGMIPGSALIFESKTGNQDYRDEMNSENFTKWFTEQLLPNLPANSVIVMDNASYHSHLDPESKCPTSSTPKAEIQSWLDRKGIHYAPGMIKAELITLVKQHKPRPKYVIDDLASKAGHTVLRLPPYHCELNPIELVWAELKSFVARSNSTFKKDKVKELFNQARSTYGVEKWRKVESHVIREVEEKLWKLDGVQDEEVAPVVIDLTDSEDSDSDMDTDSGDDENDSDSDESMGFVEESDNEVTCCICGDYNAPGKSRKIVWVECEVCKRWSHRICTKPSLKSGKCVQCWIALYGLNPAPS, encoded by the exons ATGCAacacaaatgttttgtttacatggtacatgtactagtaaatacatatttaataaaatctgtttttaCATCTATAGGAATATCTGAGAATACTCTAAAGAGAAAAGTTATGCAAGACCCAGTTGATATGGTGGTGGAGGATTTGCAAGTCCCTGCTCCAAAGAAGAAACCTGGACCCGATAGGAAGCTGGATGACTTCGATGCAGACCTGGTGAAGAGGACCATCCATGACATGCAGTTGAAGGGCCAGTACGTTTCATTGCGCCAACTGTCGGATGTTCTGGTAGAAAAGGGAGTCAGGCTCTTCAAGTCTTCATTGGGGAGACTCGTGAAGGATCTTGGGTTCAG GTTCTACAAAGCAGGTTCCAACCAACGCTACATTGGAGATCGGAATGACATCGTAAGTATGCGACATACTTACCTGAGGTCCATTAGGAAGTTTAGAGAGGAGGGTCGTCCTATTGTGTATTTGGATGAGACTTGGTTGAACACCAATCATGTAGCAAGGGGAGATTGGGTGGACTGTCCTAGGACATCTACCTCTGCCTTTGAGTCACATCGTGGAGGTCATGGGCGTTTTGTCCCATCTGGGAAAGGCTCTCGTCTGATAATTGTGGATGCAGGTTCTTCGGCTGTGGGCATGATCCCGGGATCCGCTCTTATTTTCGAGTCGAAAACAGGCAACCAGGATTATCGCGACGAGATGAACTCGGAAAACTTTACGAAGTGGTTCACTGAGCAGTTGCTCCCTAACCTACCGGCTAATTCAGTCATAGTGATGGATAATGCTTCCTATCACAGTCATCTAGATCCTGAGTCTAAGTGTCCGACTTCGTCGACACCGAAGGCCGAGATCCAGTCTTGGCTTGATAGAAAGGGTATCCATTACGCCCCGGGAATGATCAAGGCTGAATTGATCACATTGGTGAAGCAACATAAGCCTCGTCCTAAATATGTTATAGACGATTTGGCTTCAAAGGCAGGTCACACAGTTTTGCGTCTACCTCCCTATCACTGTGAGCTTAATCCTATTGAGTTGGTCTGGGCTGAATTAAAAAGTTTCGTCGCCAGGAGCAATTCCACATTTAAGAAAGATAAAGTGAAGGAACTCTTTAATCAGGCTAGATCAACTTATGGGGTTGAGAAGTGGCGTAAGGTAGAGAGTCACGTGATAAGAGAGGTCGAAGAAAAACTGTGGAAACTCGACGGAGTCCAGGATGAGGAGGTTGCTCCTGTGGTCATAGACTTGACGGACTCGGAAGACAGTGACAGTGACATGGACACAGATTCTGGTGATGACGAAAATGACTCTGACTCTGACGAATCCATGGGCTTCGTTGAGGAGTCTGACAATGAGGTCACTTGTTGCATATGTGGTGATTACAATGCTCCTGGAAAGTCTCGAAAGATTGTTTGGGTTGAGTGTGAGGTGTGTAAGAGGTGGAGTCACCGCATATGTACCAAGCCCTCTCTAAAGTCAGGTAAGTGTGTCCAATGTTGGATCGCTTTGTATGGACTGAATCCAGCTCCTTCATGA